From the Candidatus Effluviviaceae Genus V sp. genome, one window contains:
- a CDS encoding type I asparaginase — protein sequence MRIAVLFCGGTLVMEENERGVWQVPPSDHAVENLLTLEPRLSEIAELEVAYVDNIDSANITPAHWDRMADEVASRYATHDGFVVTHGTDTMAYTASALSFALRDVGKPVVFTGAQIPGRFIETDARRNFVNAVRIAAMDLSGVFVVFDRSVILGARATKVSESKLSAFASINREPVGEIRADVRFRDDARGRHDRALQLEKGFDPNITVATLFPGTSVTMLLDILEGRTSGLVLRAYGTGNIAADYLEVLRKARELGVPVVVTSQCLEGATRMERYEVGKRALDMGAIQAFDMSMEAIITKLMWVLRRASDPEKVGRLMRTDLAGEVRPHPGG from the coding sequence ATGCGCATCGCCGTCCTCTTCTGCGGGGGCACACTCGTGATGGAGGAGAACGAGCGCGGTGTCTGGCAGGTACCGCCGAGCGATCACGCCGTCGAGAACCTCCTCACTCTCGAGCCGCGTCTCTCGGAGATCGCCGAGCTCGAGGTCGCGTACGTCGACAACATCGACAGCGCGAACATCACGCCGGCGCACTGGGACCGCATGGCCGACGAGGTCGCCTCGCGGTACGCGACCCACGACGGGTTCGTGGTCACGCACGGCACCGACACGATGGCCTACACCGCCAGCGCTCTCTCGTTCGCCCTCCGGGATGTCGGGAAGCCGGTCGTCTTCACGGGCGCGCAGATCCCCGGCAGGTTCATCGAGACCGACGCACGGCGGAACTTCGTCAACGCCGTCCGCATCGCCGCGATGGACTTAAGCGGCGTCTTCGTCGTCTTCGACCGTTCCGTCATCCTGGGCGCCCGTGCGACCAAGGTGTCGGAGTCGAAGCTCTCGGCCTTCGCGTCGATCAACCGCGAGCCCGTCGGGGAGATCAGGGCCGACGTCCGCTTCCGCGACGACGCCCGGGGACGCCACGACCGCGCCCTTCAGCTCGAGAAGGGTTTCGACCCCAACATCACCGTCGCCACGCTCTTCCCGGGCACGTCGGTCACGATGCTGCTCGACATCCTCGAGGGCCGCACCTCGGGCCTCGTGCTCAGGGCCTACGGTACCGGCAACATCGCCGCAGACTACCTCGAGGTCCTGAGGAAGGCCCGTGAGCTGGGTGTTCCGGTCGTCGTGACCAGCCAGTGCCTCGAAGGGGCCACACGCATGGAGCGCTACGAGGTCGGCAAGCGGGCGCTCGACATGGGGGCCATCCAGGCATTCGACATGAGCATGGAGGCCATCATCACCAAGCTCATGTGGGTGCTTCGCCGGGCGAGCGATCCCGAGAAGGTCGGACGGCTCATGCGGACCGACCTGGCGGGAGAGGTCCGCCCGCATCCCGGCGGCTGA
- the ispG gene encoding flavodoxin-dependent (E)-4-hydroxy-3-methylbut-2-enyl-diphosphate synthase produces MTETPARSRTRRVMIGRVPVGGGAPVAVQSMTNTVTSDIEATVAQIARLAHVGCDIARVAVPDGAAADALPEIIARSGIPVVADIHFDHRLGLRAVEAGAHALRINPGNIGAEERVRALVAACSEASIPIRIGVNAGSLERDILERHGHPTAEAMVESAERHAALLEERDFSDIIVSLKSSDVPTTVDANRLMASRHDYPLHLGITEAGTLVPGAVRSSVGLGLMLADGLGDTIRVSLAAPPEDEVRVGREILRSLGLRHGGVTVVACPTCGRTEIDVPGIASEIERRTADIRTPVTVAVMGCVVNGPGEAREADLGVAGGRGRSVLFAGGREIGRLTSDDLAGELLRRLQDLIDERGKE; encoded by the coding sequence ATGACGGAGACGCCGGCGAGGAGCCGGACGCGGCGTGTGATGATCGGGCGCGTCCCCGTCGGGGGCGGCGCGCCGGTCGCCGTCCAGTCGATGACGAACACCGTCACCTCCGACATCGAGGCGACCGTCGCACAGATCGCTCGCCTGGCGCACGTCGGGTGCGACATCGCGCGGGTCGCGGTGCCGGACGGCGCGGCGGCCGACGCGCTCCCTGAGATCATCGCCCGCTCGGGCATCCCGGTCGTGGCTGACATCCACTTCGACCATAGACTCGGACTCAGAGCCGTCGAGGCCGGAGCCCACGCGCTCCGCATCAACCCCGGGAACATCGGAGCCGAGGAACGTGTCCGGGCGCTCGTAGCGGCCTGCTCCGAGGCGTCGATCCCAATCCGGATCGGCGTCAACGCGGGCTCTCTCGAGAGAGACATCCTCGAGCGTCACGGCCATCCGACGGCCGAGGCCATGGTGGAGAGCGCCGAACGTCACGCCGCGCTCCTCGAGGAGCGCGACTTCAGCGACATCATCGTGTCGCTCAAGTCGTCCGACGTCCCGACGACGGTCGACGCGAACCGCCTGATGGCCTCGCGGCACGACTACCCGCTGCATCTGGGCATCACGGAGGCGGGAACCCTCGTCCCGGGCGCCGTCCGGTCATCGGTCGGGCTGGGGCTGATGCTCGCCGATGGGCTGGGCGACACGATCCGGGTCTCGCTGGCGGCGCCTCCTGAGGACGAGGTCCGCGTCGGTCGCGAGATCCTCAGGTCGCTGGGACTTCGGCACGGCGGCGTCACCGTCGTCGCGTGTCCGACCTGCGGACGTACCGAGATCGACGTTCCCGGAATCGCCTCCGAGATCGAGCGGCGGACGGCCGACATCCGTACGCCCGTGACCGTGGCCGTCATGGGCTGCGTCGTCAACGGACCCGGCGAGGCGCGCGAGGCCGACCTCGGCGTCGCCGGCGGGCGCGGACGGTCGGTGCTCTTCGCCGGAGGTCGGGAGATCGGCCGGCTGACGAGCGACGACCTCGCGGGAGAGCTCCTCCGGCGACTCCAGGATCTCATCGACGAGCGCGGGAAGGAGTAG